Genomic window (Candidatus Zixiibacteriota bacterium):
GTCGTTTTCCATTCTGCCGGGGGGACCGGAAGTGGACGCTGGCATCAAGACACTGTTGATCGTCGATGACGATCCCCGCATCCGCGGGCTGTTGACCCAGGCGCTCGACGCACTGGGCTACCACACAATCGAGGCCGCCAATGGCCGCGAGGCCCTCGGTATTGCCCGCCGCGAGAACGTCGACTGCGTGATCGCCGACATCAAGATGCCGGAGATCGATGGGCTCACCCTCCTGCACCATCTCAAATCCGAGCGTCCCCAACTCCCGGTCGTCATGATCACCGGCTTTGCCTTCCAGCAGCACAAGGCCGAGGCCGCCGACGCCGGCGCCGATGGCTTCCTGATGAAACCGTTCCGTCTGGCAAAGATCGAGGACGTCCTCACGCGTGTCCTCGCTCGACCCGCCGACGACAGTGCGACCCCTGCGCCGCGCGCCATCCGCAATGTACTCATCGTCGACGACGACGCCGAGTTTCGCGTCATCATGGAAGAGGTCATGCAGGCGATGGGTTACAACGTCCAAAGTGTCGCCACGGCGGAAACCGCGCTGGAGCGAATCGCGCAACACCGCCCCGACGCCGTGATCGCCGACTACAAACTCCCGGGTATGAGCGGGGAAGACCTTCTGCAGACCATCAAGTCCACCCGTCCCGACCTCCCCGTGATTCTGATTACCGGCTATGCCCCTTCGCTGTCCGGGAAGGAGTTTGCCGACGGTGCCGCCGATGCCTTTCTCATGAAGCCGTTCCGCATCGACCGCATCGGCGATATCCTCAAGTCGCTGGAAGCCCCGCCGACGGCGTAGCTCCATCTCCACTCCAACTCCATGTGGTAAACAAGGGGGTTCAGCCCCTTGCTGCATGCAGCCGAACCTATTGAGAACAGGGGGCTTTCAGCCCCATGGGGGGGCAAAGCCCGCCCTACGCGCCTTGTTTCCCGCTTCTCAAACTCTGCCGGAGGACTATATTGTGATTGGAGGCGCTATCCCGTTGTATGGCGATGGCTGTCCATTGTGGAGTGCGCGATGCCTGCGGACACCCACAATACCCACCCTTGCGGACGAATCATTCTCACTTCCGCACACGTCTGCTGCCTCGTGTTGCTTCTCCCGCCAGCGTCGTGGGCAACAACTGATCCCGATCCGTCGCCTCTGTTCAAGCAATCGCTCACGGCCTCGATTCAGGGCTTCGAGCAGCGGAATGGCGCTCAGGCACCAGCGGTACCCAATAGTCATGTCGTGATGCCGGCCGTGGTGACGGAAAGCCAAGAAGGCGACACATGCGTCTGCTGCATATATGAATTGATCTGCGCCTCAGGCGACCCAGATACACTGGCCAGCTTGGGTTTCCAAGTCGGCATGCGCCGGAGAGGCTTGAACTGCAACTTCGACTACTACGACTGCGTCAGGCATTGGGAAGTCAAGCTGGCGTCAGTATGCCTAATCTGGCAGTACGTTGAATGTGGACAAACGGACCTTCCCCGGATACCGGTCGGAGAGAGCTCTGGGTTCTGCAACGATTCGGTGTGTACAATGCCCGGCATGGCAACGTGCAACGCAGCCACCTGCCGGAACTCGACCTGCGCGGGTGGAATCTCGTGTCCGGGTTACTGGCAGCCGACAATGTCGTGCGGCACCCCAACCTGCTCCCCTCAAGAGACATGTTGGGGCAACACTTGCCCACCGGCACCAACCTGCTATCCCACGTGTTCCTATGCTCCGACCTGCAATTGGACAACGTGTACAGGACTCTCCACCTGCGGCTCCGGACCCACCTGCGCGTACGCTGCGACGTGCGGTCGACCCACCTGTTCCCCCTGGGAGACGTGCTACGGGACGGCCACTTGCCCCGCCTGCGACTGTTCCCATCAAGGGGACATCAACAGCGATGGGA
Coding sequences:
- a CDS encoding response regulator, giving the protein MPDASFSILPGGPEVDAGIKTLLIVDDDPRIRGLLTQALDALGYHTIEAANGREALGIARRENVDCVIADIKMPEIDGLTLLHHLKSERPQLPVVMITGFAFQQHKAEAADAGADGFLMKPFRLAKIEDVLTRVLARPADDSATPAPRAIRNVLIVDDDAEFRVIMEEVMQAMGYNVQSVATAETALERIAQHRPDAVIADYKLPGMSGEDLLQTIKSTRPDLPVILITGYAPSLSGKEFADGAADAFLMKPFRIDRIGDILKSLEAPPTA